A window of the Candidatus Zixiibacteriota bacterium genome harbors these coding sequences:
- a CDS encoding XrtA system polysaccharide deacetylase: MQPNLLTVDLEEWFVVEALADRFAPEDWVGLPSTLQRNVMRLLRLFARQDVQATWFVLGWCAERHPALINRIAEQGHEVACHSYSHRMIDRLSPDEFRLDTRRAINAITEATGIRPVGYRAPSWSMSDRVPWAFEILAELGFEYDSSIFPIKHDLYGMPDGPRHLFRMTFSNDRFLYELPATTIRRWGQNVPVGGGGYLRHSPYWYTRHMMRKVNDSGHPVMVYVHPWELDPDPPAMSGLSLSQRLRSYGSTGILEQKLDRLLSDFTFVPVIEYIRAVTRQRIGFER; this comes from the coding sequence ATGCAGCCCAATTTGTTGACAGTTGACCTGGAAGAGTGGTTTGTAGTTGAGGCGCTCGCCGATCGCTTTGCACCCGAGGACTGGGTCGGGTTGCCGTCGACCCTCCAGCGCAACGTTATGCGGCTGCTCAGGCTGTTCGCCCGCCAGGATGTCCAGGCGACCTGGTTCGTGCTCGGCTGGTGCGCCGAACGCCACCCGGCTCTGATCAACCGAATTGCCGAACAGGGGCATGAAGTGGCATGCCACAGCTACAGTCACCGTATGATCGACCGTCTTTCCCCCGATGAATTCCGGCTGGACACACGCCGCGCGATCAACGCCATCACCGAGGCCACCGGCATCCGCCCGGTGGGTTATCGCGCCCCGAGTTGGTCGATGTCTGACCGTGTCCCATGGGCCTTCGAAATTCTCGCCGAGCTCGGCTTCGAATACGACAGCTCGATATTCCCGATAAAGCACGATCTATATGGGATGCCCGACGGCCCCCGGCACCTGTTCCGCATGACTTTCTCCAACGATCGCTTTCTGTACGAGCTGCCCGCGACCACGATTCGGCGCTGGGGACAAAATGTCCCGGTTGGTGGCGGCGGCTATCTCCGCCATTCCCCCTACTGGTACACGCGGCACATGATGCGCAAAGTCAATGATTCAGGACACCCTGTGATGGTTTACGTGCACCCCTGGGAGCTCGATCCCGACCCACCGGCGATGTCCGGGCTGTCACTGAGTCAGCGACTGCGTTCCTATGGCTCCACCGGCATTCTGGAACAGAAACTGGATCGCCTGCTCAGCGACTTCACATTTGTTCCGGTTATCGAGTATATCCGGGCCGTCACGCGCCAGCGCATCGGTTTCGAGCGCTGA
- a CDS encoding CpsD/CapB family tyrosine-protein kinase, with protein MPRPTAPISEYFSLESPLATEYRRLFHNLRSAGSKSELKAILITSSVTGEGKSTISSLLSITSARKGHRTVLIDCDIRRPHIHSLFQLERVGGLVEVIGDGISYKDVLKKSSLDNLDILTAGKPTPHPSELFNTGAIDALIRELKFYYDYVIIDSPPVIPVSDPMLLSHSVDGVILVVKAGETAREVAVRAVDIMTTNRANVLGVVLNNAMNSLPYYYDYQHYHYDYTPTGDDGSGKKESRRRSHRHSGSDAAPTRPGEPLVTPDKKRLAK; from the coding sequence ATGCCCCGTCCCACCGCGCCGATCAGCGAATACTTCAGTCTGGAATCCCCGTTGGCGACCGAATATCGGCGCCTGTTCCACAATCTGCGCAGCGCGGGATCCAAAAGCGAACTTAAGGCTATCCTGATTACCTCATCAGTTACCGGCGAAGGGAAATCCACGATTTCGTCGCTTTTGTCAATCACGTCGGCGCGCAAGGGACACCGTACCGTGCTAATAGACTGCGACATCAGGCGCCCCCACATACACTCACTGTTTCAACTGGAGCGTGTCGGCGGGCTGGTGGAGGTTATCGGCGACGGCATCTCCTACAAGGACGTTTTGAAGAAGTCCTCGCTCGACAACCTGGACATACTGACGGCTGGGAAGCCGACACCGCACCCGAGTGAGCTTTTCAACACCGGCGCCATCGACGCGCTCATCCGTGAGTTGAAGTTTTACTATGACTATGTCATCATCGATTCGCCGCCGGTGATTCCGGTGTCCGATCCGATGCTCCTTTCGCATTCTGTAGACGGCGTCATTCTGGTAGTCAAGGCCGGTGAAACCGCCCGCGAAGTGGCCGTCAGAGCGGTGGACATCATGACCACCAACCGGGCGAACGTACTTGGTGTGGTCTTGAACAACGCCATGAACAGTCTGCCATATTACTACGACTATCAGCACTACCACTACGATTACACGCCCACCGGCGACGATGGCAGCGGCAAAAAGGAATCCCGCCGCCGTTCGCATCGCCACTCGGGAAGCGATGCGGCCCCGACCCGGCCGGGAGAACCTCTGGTCACGCCCGACAAGAAACGTCTGGCCAAGTAA